TCTTGTTTATTGCTGTTTTCCATTAGGATGATGTACCGATGTCCTGCATAGTGACAAACCAAATCAGTAGTACGTGCAGCAAGAAACAACAACTCAGAGATAGATAGCTTCAGCCTACTGATTTCTTTTGTTGGTATTTCATGAACAATTTGGTTTTCATTACTTAATGTAATCGCTAATAAAAAGGAATACCTATTGTTATTAAGCTTGTCTTTCGGAGTTGTGAGGGCTTGTAAAACTTGCTGAATGTTCGGCAGCTTGTAATGCTCTGTTTGTACTGGTGTGTGGGGGGAGAGTTTTTGTCGTTGGGTAATATAACTACTAATTGTTAGTAATTCTTTACGCCATTGCCAAAATGCATAGGTTACTAGACTCAAACCAATCAACATACACTCAAATATATCACCAAAAAAAGTATAGGTATCAAGCTTAATAAATTCATCAATAAAATCTTGAGATAAAGATAAAAGAATAAAAATAAAGCCTAAAGCAAAATAATTCGTAATTCTACCTACCGTGCGGGTAGAAAGAATAACTAATAACCAAATTAGCACCATAAACGCAGATATGCCTTCCGCAAAAACATCAAGCCAATCTATGTTATTACTTTCTTTTACGTAACCATTCAAGTAGTTGAATGTGAGCAGTGAAAAAAAGGAGAAAAAAAGAACGTAAAGCCAAAGTTTATGGTTACGAAGACCATAAATCATTTCAGAAAGTAGGTAGGTGAATCTTGTCATAGTATTTTTTCGTAATTTATAAGTCAGTAAGAATTGATTGTGTTCCTAGCTAAAGTCCAAATGGCTCAAACTAATTTATAATTGCACACCAATATTACAAACTGTTTAAAACACCAGTAATAAAAGCCTGAATTTATTTCTAGTCCAAAAAGCTCATCTTGATGATCTTTCTTTCTTAACTTATTGATATTAAAGTTTAATTTTATTTTTGTCATAAATTTTTAATTTATAAGCCTTAAGTTTCTCTCGGATCAAAAAAACAAGGAGAGAAAAATGTCCCGCAAAATCATAAGTTCGCTTATCGCAGTCGCTCTATTGAGTGGCTGTAATTCAGAAACGACTGAAACAGTGTATTTAGAAGCACAGCAAGCAAGTGATATCGAACCTGAACTTTTAAGCACATCCATTACAACAAATACTAGTTATGGTGATATTGGTGATTCAAGCTACTGGATCAACAGCGACAACAAGGCTGAAAGTTTGTTATTTGTCTCGCTGGAAGGCGATGGAGTTGCAGTTTATAGCGCTGCAGGGAAAGAAATCGATAAGCTTGAAGGCATTGGGGTAACAGGGGCGGATATTCGATACGACATAAAATCAGAAAGTAGTGAGACTGCCGATATACTCGCGATTGCATTACCTGATCAAAATAGCTTTGGCTTTTATTCTATTGATTATGCAGATGGGGTAATTTTGAGTGATCTTGGCACAGTAGTTACTGACTATGCTGTAGAAGGTGTTTGTCTTCATAAAAACACTACTAATGGCGAGTTACTGGTGACTGGCGTGACAGAGGATGGTGTCGCATTACAGTATAAATTGAAATATGAAAACGGGCAGATCCAAAGTATTTTAGTTGATGACTCAGGAATACCTATCGCAGTCCGTGAGTTGGCGGTTGGGGGGGAGCTCAGTGCATGTGTTGTCGATGATGAAACTTCGACACTATACATTGCAGAACAAGATGTGGGTATTTGGGCTTATGGTGCTGATCCTGAAGACATTAATTCAAGACGAATGGTTGATAGTATTGAGCCTCTAGGTTACTTACAAGAAATTGAAGCGCTCGACCTTATCTATATGCCTGAAGGAAAAGGATATCTTGTAGTTGGTGATGAAGGTAAAGGTATGGTTCTATACCGCCGAGATGATTGGCAGTTAAACTCACATATACAGTTAGATGGTGTCGCTGAGATTAAATCATTTAGTGTTGCTGACGATGGTATATGGGTGGCTAATTCAGAAAAGGATGAGCCAATTTATGAGAAGTTGACATTTCAAGCACTCAATACTGCCAACTCAATGGCGCAAAGCCCAATATCGCAAGCTCTGAGTCCAGAAGACTTAAGTTCATCAGGTATTCGATTAGTCAAAGTGACTCGAGAAACCGTTCCTGTCGAGGATGATGGAGATGCAGCAGATGATCCGGCGTTTTGGTTAAATGAAAACTCACCAGGTGATAGTCTGATTATTGCGACTAACAAGCAGGGTGGTCTAATGGCTTATGATTTATTGGGTAATGAACTTCAATATCTCAATGAAGGTGAGCCGAATAATGTAGATATTATCCAGTCTGTTAGAGACCAAAATGGTCAAAATTTTGCGTTAGCTGCAGCAAGTAACAGAGAATTCAACACTATTGCCTTGTATCAGATTCAGGCCGCATCTGAGGATCAAGATCCAATTAAGAAGTTAAAGGCTGTCGGGGCTAATGCGCATACTGAAAGTGCAGAATTACAGTCTGAACTTAATGAAGTATATGGACTGTGCACTTATCAAGCAAACGATGGCACTCCTTATGTCTTCGTTAATGGTAAGAGTGGTGATATTGAACAATGGCGATTAACCATCAACGATTCTAGTATTGAAGGAAGCATTGTGCGTCGCTTAAAAGTAGCTAGCCAACCAGAAGGCTGTGTGGTTGATGAGCAAACAGGAACCTTATATGTAGGTGAGGAAGATGTCGGTATATGGAAATTTTCTGCCAATGAAGGAGCCACAACAACAGGGGAGATGATCATTGCAGTGGATGGTGAAACCTTGGTAGCCGATGCTGAAGGAATCTCTATTTATAATAATGGCATCGTCAACTATTTAATCGTATCAAGCCAAGGTAATCATACTTATGCCGTGTATGATCTTGATGATGCTCATCAATACATAGGTAGTTTTGCACTCGTTGCAGATGATGCAAATAAGCTTGATGGGGTCAGTGAAACAGATGGTATCCATGCGGTGTCTACCGCTGTTGGTGACGCTTTCCCAGACGGCTTATTTATTGCACAAGATGGATTTAATGTGAATGAAAACTATGAGTATGAAAATCAGAATTTCAAGATAATTTCTTGGACGGATATTCAAAGCTCACTTCAAAAATAGTATTCCAACAACGGTGCTAGTCCTCTTGGCTAGCACTTTTTATATATTTACGTTAACTGCATTTCGGTGCTTGTTTTATCACATAAGTTTTTTGATCTAGAAGGTGATTTTTATCGTACTGATAGTGATTCAATATTTGCAGGGTATCGTATGAAAATAGCGCTATTTAATTCTAAAAACCTGTTTATTTTCATTATCTTATTTCTAACCGGCTGCTTGGGTATGCCAAAGTCGGTTACGCCCATTCAACCATTTGATGTGAACAACTACCTCGGAACCTGGTATGAAATCGCTCGGCTGGATCATTCTTTTGAACGTGGATTAACTCATGTTACGGCAGAGTATTCCCTTAAAGACGATGGAGGGGTGAAAGTCATCAACCGCGGTTATTCCAAACAAAAACAGCATTGGGAACAAGCAGAAGGCAAAGCCTACTTCGTTGATGAGACTAACAAAGGTTACCTCAAAGTGTCATTTTTCGGACCTTTCTATAGTTCGTATGTCATTTTCTACCTTGATCCAACAGGCCAATACGCTTTCATCTCAGGCCCAGACCATGATTATCTGTGGCTTTTATCTCGTACACCGACTGTTGATGAATCTGTTAAGCAAAAGTTTATCGACATGAGCCAACAGAAAGGTTTTGATACCAGTAAACTGATTTTTGTTGATCAGCAAAGTCCACCGAAAATATAACACTGACTAAATAAGCTGCTGAGTGCCATGAGTTATTTTAGGAAAACTAGACGGATTGTTTCCGCTGAGTAATTATGACGCACGATCAATTTTATACATTTATTTAGGTAATTGATTTGTTGATGTTAGCAAGCAGTGGAATGATAGCCTGATAGGTTATACAGGCTATCATTTTATCTATAAAGATCTTAGGTGCTAAGAGAGAATATGAAAGAATTTGATGTGCTATTGAGAGTCGCAGAGCGTAAGGCGAAATTTGATCAAACCAACCTTTGGTCTAATGGTTCGGAAACTTACCTCGCAGAAATGAAAAAAGAAATTGACGAAGTCTCAGAAGAAATCCCCAAAAATCGTCAATGTTATCTAGAAGAAGAATTAGGCGACGTGCTGTGGGATTACTTGAATGTACTTACTGCTATAAAAAAAGAGCAAGGTATATGCCCCAAAGCAGTATTAACTCGAGCTATCAAAAAATATGAAGAAAGGGTGTCTGGTATTGAAGTTGGGGAGTCTTGGGCAAGCATAAAGGAACGACAGAAAATAGCTTTGGCACAGGAGCAAAACGAACGTACCAACAAATGAGGTCAAGACAGACCTACATTCTAGGCTAGCTTTGAATTTGATGTTTATTGGGTTGTGCTGTGCATAGCGATTCTGCAACTCACTATTTGACTTGATGCAGTGCGAATTAGACAGGGAGGTATTATGGAAGAATTATCCGGTGGAAGAGAATCTGCCATATATCGAGATGGTGAAGTTGTTTATCGGCCACTACAACCGTGGAGTTCTACAATTCATCTTGTTTTGAAGCACCTGGAACAAGCAAACGTTGATGAAAGCCCTAAATTTCTTGGTGTAAATCAAGACCAGGAAATACTAAGTTTTGTTGAAGGTAATACCTATAATTATCCGTTAATTGGAGCAATCGCTACCAATACGGCACTCATGTCAGCGGCCAAATTACTACGAAAAATACATGACTCAACTGCGTCACTTTTGGCACGACTCGATGTTAATGCGCACCGGTGGATGTTAGATCCAAGAGAACCATTCGAGGTTATCTGTCATGGTGACTTTACTCCATACAATGTTGCTCTATTAGAAGATACAGTTGTTGGTGTGTTTGATTTCGATACAGCTCACCCAGCACCTAGAATATGGGACTTGGCTTATTCCATTTATAGCTGGGCTCCTTTTAAGACTGATAGCAATGATAAGCTAGGCACAATCTCAGAGCAGGAGGTTAGAGCCAAGTTGTTTTGCGACAGTTACGGCGCTACAGAATTAGAAAGAGAACAATTAGCCGATGCTATGATTCAGCGATTACAGGCTTTAGTGTCCTTTATGCGTAGTGAAGCCGGAAAGGGCAATGAATCCTTTGCTGAAAATATAGAGAAAGGTCATCTTCAGGCTTATCTGAATGACATAAAATACATCACTGAAAATAAACAAAAAATTCGGTACGCATTATGCAATACCTAGGCTTTAATTCTCTATCGCCAGCATTTAACTAACTTAAGCTCGCTCTCAAAGCTGCAATGGTGATGAAAAGTTTATTTTCTGCGTCTTGGAAAGCTTGAAATCCATAACTCTCATAGAAATGTTTTGCATTGTCGCTGGCACGCAGGGTGACCATCGACCATGAATTTTACAATCAATTTATAGCTTGTATTACATGGGCAAAGTGTTCAACTTACTGTACAAGTTAACGTTGCAAAGTTATACTTGTTCCATTAAATGTACATGTGGAGGTTCTTATGAGAATCGTATCTTTTACTGAAGCACGGAATAGTTTAAAAGCGGTTTTAGATGGTGTTGTGAATGATGCAGACACAACGGTAATTACTCGTCGTGATTCGGAAGATGTTGTTGTAATGTCTTTAGATTATTACAATAGCTTAATGGAGACAGTTCACTTACTTCGTTCTCCTCAAAATGCAGAGCACCTAAATCGTTCAATATCGCAGTATCGTGCAGGTAAAACGACAGCACGAGAATTAATCGATGAGTAATAGCAAGCGGTTATTGTCTTGGACTGATGACGCTTGGGATGACTACCTATATTGGCAAACTCAAGATAAGAAAACACTCAAGCGTATCAACAAACTCATCAATGATGTTAAGCGCTCTCCATTTGAAGGCATCGGTAAACCAGAGCCGTTAAAAGAGAACTTATCTGGTTTTTGGTCTCGTCGTATTGATGACACAAATAGGCTTGTTTACGCAGTAGATGAACAAGCGATAACAATAATCTCATGTCGTTACCACTACTGAATTCGGCTTAGAGAAATGCCATCTAGCAAACAAAAAACCTTGCCCAAATCATCTTGAACAAGGCTTTTAAGTTATTTTAATTCGACAAATCTAGTGCCTAAATACGATCTATTACTTAAATAATACGAGCGCGGAAGTTTTTGCCTTTCATTTTACCGTTAGAGATCTTCTTCAAGGCTTGCTTGGCAATGCTTCTATCAACAGCGACATAAGCACGCATATCGTATAAATGTATCTTGCCAACTTTCTTACCGTCGACACCGTTATCGCCACCGGTTAGAGCACCTAAAATATCGCCAGCTCGTACTTTCTGCTTTTTACCGCCATCAATTTGAATGGTTGCCATACGGGCATCAAACGCAGGTTCTTTTAGAATGGCGTCACTTGGTAATGTTGCAGGTGTAATCGCAATATCCATGTATTCATCAATTTGCGCGACACGGAACATTTCTTTTTCAGCAAATAAGCTAAATGCCATGCCTTTACTTCCTGCGCGACCAGTACGGCCAATGCGGTGAACATGGACTTCAGGATCACGTGCGAGTTGGAAGTTGATCACTGCATCGAGGTTTTCAACATCCAAGCCACGGGCTGCTACATCGGTTGCGACTAAGATAGAGACACTTTTATTGGCAAACAGAACCAATGCTTGATCGCGTTCGCGTTGTTCCATATCGCCATTTAATGCGACGACATCAAAACCTTTGTAATGCAACTCGTCAGCAATTTCTTGAGTTTCACGCTTGGTGTTACAGAAAATAACGCAAGATTCTGGTTCGTGCGTTTTCAAAATGATTTCAGTGGCTTTTACGCGTTCTTCAAATGAATCGGTTTTATAAAAGCATTGAGAAATACTTGAGTTAGTGTGCTGGCTTTCAACCTTCACCATCTGCGGGTTACGCATAATACGATCGGCAATCGATTTGATTTCAGCGGGGAAGGTGGCACTAAATAACAAGGTTTGACGATCCGTCGGCGCTTGCTCAATGATGGCGTCTAAAGCGTCTTGGAAACCCATGTCTAACATACGATCCGCTTCATCAAGCACTAAGGTGTTCAACTCAGATAAATCGATACGGCCTTTTTGTAAGTGATCGAGAATACGACCTGGCGTACCCACTAAAATGTGTGCGCCATGTTCCAGTGAGCCTATTTGCGGCCCAAATGGCATTCCGCCGCACAGAGTCAGAACTTTGATGTTATGAATGCTGCGAGCCAGTTTGCGGATTTCTTTAGCCACTTGGTCTGCCAGTTCGCGTGTCGGGCAAAGCACTAAAGATTGTACTCGGAATCGCTTCACATCGAGATTTGCTAATAAGCCCAAACCAAACGCTGCCGTTTTACCTGAACCGGTTTTGCCTTGGCCAATCACATCTTTGCCAGCCAACATTAACGGTAAGCTGTTGGCTTGAATTGCCGTCATGCTTTCATAGCCAAGGGAAGTTAGATTTTCTAATAATGCCGGATCAAGATTGAGGCTTGAAAATGCGGTGTTTGAACTTTGAGTTTGAGTCAAAATGAATTCCTTACAGGATTAACTGTTATAAATTTTATCGAAGTTGGCAGCATTCCAACCGGCCATCATGCGGTCACCGATTTTTAATACGGGCACGCCACGAGCACCAATGGCTTCGAGTTCTTTGCGGCCACGCTGCATTTTGGCATTACAGAGTCGATATTTAATGCCTTTTGAGTCTAGATACATTTTTGCTGCTTTGCAGTGAGGGCATTTATCTGCCACATAGAGGACAATGCGTTTCATAATAATCTGTTATTTCTTTAAGCTAGTGTTAAATTGGGTTGTGCTAATTTGAGTTCGTCTGAAAAAGGTAAGGAAATAACTGCTGTTTTTCCTCCGCCGTTAAACTCTCGACCCGTGCAATGTTGGTATCAGGGATCATTTCTGGATTCTGGTAATGTTTTATGGCACGTTCCATGCTTTCTTCACGAATTAAATGAAGCACAGGGTAAGGGGCGCGATTGGTTAGATTCTCTGCATCTTCAGGTTGCGCACCTGCAAAACAATAATTCGGGTGAAACGTGGCCACTTGAAAAATACCTTCCCACTGTTCTTGTTTGATTAAGGCATCAATCCAATCAAGAAAGAAATTATAGTCATCAAAATCGTGCAGCATGTTAGGAATAACAACCAAAGTGGTTTCCAGTTCTGATGCTGGCGTTTCAACTAAAGTCGTGAATTGCTGAAACACATCTTCAAGTAAGGCTTCTTCCACAGAGGCCTGTGAAACGAAAATTTTAATTTGCTTATTTCGTTGCGGTTTGGCTGCAAAAGGACACAAATTGAGTCCAATCACCACATCAAGCAGCCATTGCTCGACTTGTGATTCGATTTCTTGAATAGGAAGTGACGACATGTGATTTCTCATAAAAATTTGGACAGCGATTCTAGCATAGATGATGCTCGCATATCTTGTGTTATTGACGTTATAATCGACCTAAAGTTAAAGCAGTAAAGAGATCCTCATGGCAAAACTGACCCTACAAGAACAAATGTTGAAAGCTGGCCTAGTGAGCAGTAAAAAGCTGGCGAAAGCGAAGAAATCATCGAAAAAATCTCGTGTTCAAGCTCGTGAAGCGAAAGAAGCGGTAGAAGCGAACAAGAAAGCACAGCAAGAGCGTGATAAAGCCCTGAGCGCAGAGCAAAAACAGCAGGCATTAAGTAAAGAGCTGAAAGCCCAAGTGAAGCAACTGATTGAAATGAACCGCATTGATATTACTGATGGCGAAATCGGTTATAACTTTACTGACGGTAATCTAGTTAAAAAACTGTACGTGGATAAGCCGACGCAAGATCAACTAACCAAAGGGCGTTTAGCGATTGCGAGATTTGCGGAAGGGTATGTCATCATTCCGGCAAGTGTGGCAGACAAAATTGCTCAACGCGATGAAGGCACTATTGTATTGAATAACGTGTTAACGCAAGAAGCAGAGGATGAAGATGATCCGTACGCTGATTTTGTCGTGCCAGATGATTTGATGTGGTAAGTCTATCAACCGGTGACGGACTATTCTAAAAAACTTCAAGGCTGATAAGTGGTTATCAGCCTTTTTTATTGGTGAGTAATTAATGGTGAGTTTGATGCATAGCAAATGTTGCTTGAATGAGCTCAATAAATTGCTGTGTGGCGGTATCTAAACGTTGGTATTGTTTGGCTTTACCAAGAACACGCATTCCTTGAATTTGCACTAAGGTTAAATCGACTAATCCTTGAATATCAATCTGTTGATTTAGATTTCGACCTTTCACCTCATTATTTAAACAGTTGGTGACGCCGTCACTTAAATGATTCATTAGCTTCTCACCGATACTATGCACATTCTCATCACTGATGCCGTGTTCTAGCAGGGCATTCTGTATAAAACAGCCAAACTTCTGTTCCTTTTGACGTTGGGCAAATTGCTCTAAAAATTGCTTCAGAGTTGTGAGATTCGCATCCGGTTCAAATAATACTTGGCTTGCAGGTTTGGTACTGTGTTCAAAATAATAGTTTAAAGCACTTTGGTAGAGGGCGTATTTGTCGCCAAACGTGTTGTAGATGCTGAACCGGTTGATCGATAAATGATCGACTAAGTCAGAGATGGATGTATTAGCGTAACCCTTTTGCCAAAAAAGCTGCATGGCTTCGACCAGTTTTTCATCTTTATCAAAATTGCTTTTTCTCGCCATTTTTCGACCACTTCAAAACGATTCTTGTCTATTTTGTATATAACGATTGCAATGTATCAAAGATTTTAAACGGGATAAACAAATTGTTGACTGATCGTTTAGTTATTAGGTAACGTATTACTAAACGATCGTTTAGAAAAGGAATGACTAATGAAAATATATGAATTTGCCACCAACCCAAGCTCACGTCGTGTTGGTATCTTTTTAAAGGAAATTGGCGTTGAAGTTGATCGCGTACAGCTGAATGTCCGCGAAGGGGATAATTTGACGCCTGAGTATCAAGAAAAAAGCGTGAATGGCAAAGTGCCAATGCTTGAGTTGGATGACGGAACCACCATCAGTGAAACGATCGCGATTTGTCGATTCTTTGCTGAGCATTCAGGTAAAACTGAGCTATTTGGTGAAACACCCGTAGAGAAAGGCAAGGTGGAAATGTGGCAACGCATTGTTGAATTTGATGGCTTGTATGCTGGTTTTCAGGCTTTTCGTAACTTATCTGGTGTGTACAGTGACCGAGAGCGTTGTGTACCTGCCTGGGGTGAAGAATCTAAACTTCGAGTGCAAGAATTTCTACCAAAACTCGATAAGCAATTGAGCCGCAATGATTTTGTAGTAGGGGATAAGCTAAGTGTTGCAGATATCACGGCATTCTTATTTGTAGGATTCGTGTGTGAAAGAGCGCTAGAGATTGATGTGCTAGAAACTTACCCGCACATTCAAGCTTGGTACCAAAAATTGGCTGATCGTCCTGCGTTTCAGTAATAGTTAACGTCAGTTAAGGTTACGTAGAATAAGAAACAACGAAGCCAAGTGGAATGACACTTGGCTTCATTTATTCAGTTTGTATTAAGTATTCAGGTTGTATCAAGCTTAAACGGCTATTGTTCTGCGATTTTTTCATGCTTTGCATGTTTACGCTTATGCTGAGGTTTTTCTGCTGATGGTGCATTAGCTCGCCAATCTTTCAGCGCTTGTTGCATCTGTTCCTCGTTTTTCAATACCTTACCGAGTGCATCGTCAGGCTTTTTAGGTAACGTCAATCCGCATGATATTAACGTCGCCGTGAGTTGTTCAACGCCTAAATGAGGCAC
The Vibrio gangliei genome window above contains:
- a CDS encoding phytase, encoding MSRKIISSLIAVALLSGCNSETTETVYLEAQQASDIEPELLSTSITTNTSYGDIGDSSYWINSDNKAESLLFVSLEGDGVAVYSAAGKEIDKLEGIGVTGADIRYDIKSESSETADILAIALPDQNSFGFYSIDYADGVILSDLGTVVTDYAVEGVCLHKNTTNGELLVTGVTEDGVALQYKLKYENGQIQSILVDDSGIPIAVRELAVGGELSACVVDDETSTLYIAEQDVGIWAYGADPEDINSRRMVDSIEPLGYLQEIEALDLIYMPEGKGYLVVGDEGKGMVLYRRDDWQLNSHIQLDGVAEIKSFSVADDGIWVANSEKDEPIYEKLTFQALNTANSMAQSPISQALSPEDLSSSGIRLVKVTRETVPVEDDGDAADDPAFWLNENSPGDSLIIATNKQGGLMAYDLLGNELQYLNEGEPNNVDIIQSVRDQNGQNFALAAASNREFNTIALYQIQAASEDQDPIKKLKAVGANAHTESAELQSELNEVYGLCTYQANDGTPYVFVNGKSGDIEQWRLTINDSSIEGSIVRRLKVASQPEGCVVDEQTGTLYVGEEDVGIWKFSANEGATTTGEMIIAVDGETLVADAEGISIYNNGIVNYLIVSSQGNHTYAVYDLDDAHQYIGSFALVADDANKLDGVSETDGIHAVSTAVGDAFPDGLFIAQDGFNVNENYEYENQNFKIISWTDIQSSLQK
- a CDS encoding lipocalin family protein is translated as MKIALFNSKNLFIFIILFLTGCLGMPKSVTPIQPFDVNNYLGTWYEIARLDHSFERGLTHVTAEYSLKDDGGVKVINRGYSKQKQHWEQAEGKAYFVDETNKGYLKVSFFGPFYSSYVIFYLDPTGQYAFISGPDHDYLWLLSRTPTVDESVKQKFIDMSQQKGFDTSKLIFVDQQSPPKI
- a CDS encoding MazG nucleotide pyrophosphohydrolase domain-containing protein, whose amino-acid sequence is MKEFDVLLRVAERKAKFDQTNLWSNGSETYLAEMKKEIDEVSEEIPKNRQCYLEEELGDVLWDYLNVLTAIKKEQGICPKAVLTRAIKKYEERVSGIEVGESWASIKERQKIALAQEQNERTNK
- a CDS encoding aminoglycoside phosphotransferase family protein, with product MEELSGGRESAIYRDGEVVYRPLQPWSSTIHLVLKHLEQANVDESPKFLGVNQDQEILSFVEGNTYNYPLIGAIATNTALMSAAKLLRKIHDSTASLLARLDVNAHRWMLDPREPFEVICHGDFTPYNVALLEDTVVGVFDFDTAHPAPRIWDLAYSIYSWAPFKTDSNDKLGTISEQEVRAKLFCDSYGATELEREQLADAMIQRLQALVSFMRSEAGKGNESFAENIEKGHLQAYLNDIKYITENKQKIRYALCNT
- a CDS encoding type II toxin-antitoxin system Phd/YefM family antitoxin codes for the protein MRIVSFTEARNSLKAVLDGVVNDADTTVITRRDSEDVVVMSLDYYNSLMETVHLLRSPQNAEHLNRSISQYRAGKTTARELIDE
- a CDS encoding Txe/YoeB family addiction module toxin gives rise to the protein MSNSKRLLSWTDDAWDDYLYWQTQDKKTLKRINKLINDVKRSPFEGIGKPEPLKENLSGFWSRRIDDTNRLVYAVDEQAITIISCRYHY
- the dbpA gene encoding ATP-dependent RNA helicase DbpA, with the translated sequence MTQTQSSNTAFSSLNLDPALLENLTSLGYESMTAIQANSLPLMLAGKDVIGQGKTGSGKTAAFGLGLLANLDVKRFRVQSLVLCPTRELADQVAKEIRKLARSIHNIKVLTLCGGMPFGPQIGSLEHGAHILVGTPGRILDHLQKGRIDLSELNTLVLDEADRMLDMGFQDALDAIIEQAPTDRQTLLFSATFPAEIKSIADRIMRNPQMVKVESQHTNSSISQCFYKTDSFEERVKATEIILKTHEPESCVIFCNTKRETQEIADELHYKGFDVVALNGDMEQRERDQALVLFANKSVSILVATDVAARGLDVENLDAVINFQLARDPEVHVHRIGRTGRAGSKGMAFSLFAEKEMFRVAQIDEYMDIAITPATLPSDAILKEPAFDARMATIQIDGGKKQKVRAGDILGALTGGDNGVDGKKVGKIHLYDMRAYVAVDRSIAKQALKKISNGKMKGKNFRARII
- a CDS encoding glutaredoxin family protein; translation: MKRIVLYVADKCPHCKAAKMYLDSKGIKYRLCNAKMQRGRKELEAIGARGVPVLKIGDRMMAGWNAANFDKIYNS
- a CDS encoding DUF1415 domain-containing protein; protein product: MSSLPIQEIESQVEQWLLDVVIGLNLCPFAAKPQRNKQIKIFVSQASVEEALLEDVFQQFTTLVETPASELETTLVVIPNMLHDFDDYNFFLDWIDALIKQEQWEGIFQVATFHPNYCFAGAQPEDAENLTNRAPYPVLHLIREESMERAIKHYQNPEMIPDTNIARVESLTAEEKQQLFPYLFQTNSN
- a CDS encoding DUF2058 domain-containing protein, encoding MAKLTLQEQMLKAGLVSSKKLAKAKKSSKKSRVQAREAKEAVEANKKAQQERDKALSAEQKQQALSKELKAQVKQLIEMNRIDITDGEIGYNFTDGNLVKKLYVDKPTQDQLTKGRLAIARFAEGYVIIPASVADKIAQRDEGTIVLNNVLTQEAEDEDDPYADFVVPDDLMW
- a CDS encoding TetR/AcrR family transcriptional regulator produces the protein MARKSNFDKDEKLVEAMQLFWQKGYANTSISDLVDHLSINRFSIYNTFGDKYALYQSALNYYFEHSTKPASQVLFEPDANLTTLKQFLEQFAQRQKEQKFGCFIQNALLEHGISDENVHSIGEKLMNHLSDGVTNCLNNEVKGRNLNQQIDIQGLVDLTLVQIQGMRVLGKAKQYQRLDTATQQFIELIQATFAMHQTHH
- a CDS encoding glutathione S-transferase family protein; translation: MKIYEFATNPSSRRVGIFLKEIGVEVDRVQLNVREGDNLTPEYQEKSVNGKVPMLELDDGTTISETIAICRFFAEHSGKTELFGETPVEKGKVEMWQRIVEFDGLYAGFQAFRNLSGVYSDRERCVPAWGEESKLRVQEFLPKLDKQLSRNDFVVGDKLSVADITAFLFVGFVCERALEIDVLETYPHIQAWYQKLADRPAFQ